In Nitrospinota bacterium, a genomic segment contains:
- the rlmB gene encoding 23S rRNA (guanosine(2251)-2'-O)-methyltransferase RlmB, with amino-acid sequence MGHKHHREHERERNRETIFGVNPVTEALKAGRRKFIRIIVKEGHRKGGPVQNVIEAAEQRHIKLDFVSMDEVARVAGAEGHQGIAAVVTPPPYVGLDELIKRCLASPLPTLAVLDSVMDPRNLGAIIRSAEAFGLSGVIFPSDRAAAYTPIAAKASAGAGERMNLCMVTNIAETIRRLRDEGFACVALEEDAPGDFTKAPDGPLAVVLGGEGTGVRPLVLKRCDYAAKIPMRGKIGSLNVSAAAAIGFYVAAQRG; translated from the coding sequence ATGGGACATAAGCATCACCGGGAACATGAGCGGGAGCGCAACCGGGAGACCATTTTCGGGGTCAATCCCGTCACCGAAGCTTTAAAGGCCGGGCGGCGCAAGTTCATCCGCATCATCGTAAAGGAAGGTCACCGCAAAGGTGGCCCGGTCCAGAATGTAATAGAGGCCGCGGAGCAGCGCCACATCAAGCTGGACTTCGTTTCGATGGACGAGGTGGCCCGCGTGGCCGGGGCCGAAGGACATCAGGGGATCGCGGCGGTGGTCACCCCTCCACCGTACGTCGGGCTGGACGAACTGATAAAACGATGCCTCGCATCGCCACTTCCCACTCTGGCCGTGTTGGACAGCGTGATGGACCCGCGAAATCTTGGGGCGATAATAAGGTCGGCGGAGGCGTTCGGGCTTTCCGGTGTGATATTCCCGTCGGACAGGGCGGCGGCCTACACCCCCATCGCCGCGAAAGCTTCGGCCGGCGCGGGGGAACGGATGAACCTTTGCATGGTCACCAACATCGCCGAGACAATAAGAAGACTGCGCGACGAAGGCTTCGCCTGCGTTGCGCTGGAAGAGGACGCGCCGGGAGATTTCACAAAGGCGCCGGATGGGCCGCTGGCCGTGGTCCTGGGAGGCGAAGGGACGGGTGTGCGGCCGCTGGTGCTCAAGCGTTGCGATTACGCGGCGAAAATACCGATGCGGGGGAAGATAGGCTCGCTGAACGTTTCGGCGGCGGCGGCGATAGGATTTTATGTGGCGGCGCAAAGGGGATAG
- a CDS encoding DUF5615 family PIN-like protein — translation MRFLADMGVSLVVVRWLRENGQDAVHLTEQNLQCLTDELIFAKAHSEKRIVLTFDLDFGEIAALSGNNTVSVIVFRLRNARAGHVISRLSTLLEKSGDTLGKGSVVIVEESRFRVRHLPIGG, via the coding sequence ATGCGATTTCTAGCGGACATGGGTGTGAGCCTTGTGGTCGTAAGATGGTTGCGTGAAAACGGGCAGGACGCCGTTCACCTGACCGAACAAAATCTCCAATGTCTCACCGACGAATTGATTTTCGCAAAAGCCCATTCAGAAAAGCGGATTGTTTTGACCTTCGACCTCGATTTCGGCGAAATAGCCGCCCTATCGGGAAATAACACGGTCAGCGTAATCGTATTCAGGTTAAGAAACGCAAGGGCGGGGCATGTTATAAGCAGGTTGTCCACGTTGCTCGAAAAATCGGGGGATACGCTCGGAAAAGGTTCCGTCGTAATTGTCGAGGAATCAAGATTCAGGGTGCGCCACCTGCCGATAGGAGGTTGA
- a CDS encoding DUF433 domain-containing protein — protein MSMFDRITFNPEIMGGRACIRGMRIPVSVIVRQIAHGASYEEILDGYPDLVKEDIQQAVEYAAWLTEEEIHAS, from the coding sequence ATGTCCATGTTCGATCGGATCACGTTCAATCCCGAGATAATGGGTGGCCGGGCATGTATCAGGGGAATGAGAATCCCGGTTTCAGTCATTGTCCGTCAAATTGCCCACGGAGCCTCATACGAGGAGATTCTTGATGGGTATCCCGACCTTGTGAAGGAAGACATTCAACAGGCGGTTGAATATGCCGCCTGGCTGACAGAAGAAGAAATCCACGCTTCCTGA